One genomic segment of Streptomyces sp. TLI_146 includes these proteins:
- a CDS encoding SDR family oxidoreductase encodes MLLNGKTVVVSGVGAGLGHQVAAAVVRDGGNAVLGARTEENLAKAAHEIDPEGAHTAYRPADITSEASCEALAALARERFGRIDAVVHVAAWDSYFGGVEDADLATWQGVLDVNLLGTLRMTRACLPALKERGGSVVVIGTQSAVAAPSQVSQAAYAASKGALTSAMYSMAREFGPYRIRVNTVLPGWMWGPPVQAYVRFTAHTEKVPESEVLGRLTERMALPELATDADVAEAVAFLASDRAKAITGQSLLVNAGEIMR; translated from the coding sequence ATGTTGCTGAACGGGAAGACGGTCGTCGTGTCCGGCGTCGGCGCCGGGCTCGGGCACCAGGTGGCCGCGGCCGTCGTGCGGGACGGGGGCAACGCGGTGCTCGGGGCGCGCACCGAGGAGAACCTCGCCAAGGCGGCCCACGAGATCGACCCGGAGGGCGCGCACACCGCGTACCGGCCGGCCGACATCACCTCCGAGGCCTCCTGCGAGGCACTCGCCGCGCTCGCGAGGGAACGGTTCGGGCGGATCGACGCGGTGGTCCATGTGGCGGCCTGGGACAGCTACTTCGGCGGGGTCGAGGACGCGGACCTCGCCACCTGGCAGGGCGTGCTCGACGTCAACCTGCTCGGCACGCTGCGGATGACCCGGGCCTGCCTGCCCGCCCTCAAGGAGCGCGGCGGTTCGGTGGTGGTCATCGGCACGCAGTCGGCGGTGGCCGCCCCGTCCCAGGTGAGCCAGGCCGCGTACGCGGCGTCGAAGGGGGCGCTGACCTCGGCGATGTACTCCATGGCCCGGGAGTTCGGCCCGTACCGGATCCGGGTGAACACGGTCCTGCCGGGCTGGATGTGGGGCCCGCCGGTACAGGCGTACGTCCGGTTCACCGCGCACACCGAGAAGGTCCCCGAGTCCGAGGTGCTCGGGCGGCTGACCGAGCGGATGGCGCTGCCGGAGCTGGCGACGGACGCGGACGTGGCGGAGGCGGTGGCGTTCCTGGCCTCCGACCGGGCGAAGGCGATCACGGGGCAGTCGCTGCTGGTGAACGCGGGGGAGATCATGCGCTAG
- a CDS encoding sodium:solute symporter family protein — translation MNSLDWAVLISYFGVMVAIGVWSHKRVDDVADFFTAGGKMPWWLSGISHHMSGYSAVMFTGYAGIAYRYGVTSFVTWSFPIAVGIGIGAKLFAPRLNRLRSRLHVASPLEYLKNRYNVPTQLALALSGMLLKIVDVGAKWAAIATLLSVFTGVTITQGIFVTGCITAVYCTVGGLWADALTELGQFVIQLCAGVAMLIATLSELGGFSALWTVWDKLPSGHAHPTAGPYTVTFLLAFLFIKTFEYNGGMWNQAQRYMATDSARSATRSARLSALLWLIWPLVLFFPMWCAPLLVHAKKPDASDSYALMTESLLPHGLLGLVIVGFFSHTMAMCSSDANAISAVFTRDVAPALSRRARGWDSRAGLLAARLSTLVFLGLSMSIATQVNSPAFKDIITVVIKWVAGLMGPIAIPFMLGLLRTFRRSGPTAALTSWAAGLLTFFFVNYNLDGSDRTGVALQYQVSVPLAVSLVLYIVIGLVRPEDTPERDALLARIGSDDDGPGSAPKAAAIPAQEGEPKALEL, via the coding sequence ATGAACAGTCTCGACTGGGCCGTGCTCATCAGCTACTTCGGCGTGATGGTCGCGATCGGCGTCTGGTCCCACAAGCGGGTCGACGACGTCGCCGACTTCTTCACGGCCGGCGGCAAGATGCCGTGGTGGCTCTCGGGCATCTCGCACCACATGTCCGGGTACAGCGCGGTGATGTTCACGGGGTACGCGGGGATCGCCTACCGCTACGGCGTGACGTCCTTCGTCACCTGGTCCTTCCCCATCGCGGTCGGCATCGGCATCGGCGCCAAGCTCTTCGCACCCCGGCTCAACCGGCTGCGCTCGCGACTGCACGTCGCCTCGCCGCTCGAATACCTCAAGAACCGCTACAACGTTCCGACGCAGCTGGCGCTCGCGCTCTCGGGCATGCTGCTCAAGATCGTGGACGTGGGCGCCAAGTGGGCCGCCATCGCCACCCTGCTCTCGGTCTTCACCGGGGTCACGATCACCCAGGGCATCTTCGTCACGGGCTGCATCACCGCCGTGTACTGCACGGTCGGCGGGCTGTGGGCGGACGCGCTGACCGAGCTCGGCCAGTTCGTCATCCAGCTCTGCGCCGGCGTCGCCATGCTGATCGCGACCCTGAGCGAGCTCGGCGGGTTCAGCGCGCTGTGGACCGTGTGGGACAAGCTGCCCAGCGGCCACGCCCACCCCACCGCCGGGCCCTACACGGTCACGTTCCTGCTCGCGTTCCTCTTCATCAAGACCTTCGAGTACAACGGCGGCATGTGGAACCAGGCCCAGCGGTACATGGCCACCGACTCGGCCCGCTCCGCGACCCGTTCGGCCCGGCTCTCCGCCCTGCTGTGGCTGATCTGGCCGCTGGTCCTGTTCTTCCCGATGTGGTGCGCGCCGCTCCTGGTGCACGCCAAGAAGCCGGACGCCTCCGACTCGTACGCCCTGATGACCGAGAGCCTGCTGCCGCACGGGCTGCTCGGCCTGGTCATCGTCGGCTTCTTCTCCCACACGATGGCGATGTGCTCCTCGGACGCCAACGCCATCTCGGCCGTCTTCACCCGGGACGTCGCACCGGCGCTCTCCCGGCGGGCGCGCGGCTGGGACTCGCGGGCGGGCCTGCTGGCGGCGCGCCTGTCGACCCTGGTGTTCCTGGGCCTGTCGATGTCGATCGCGACCCAGGTCAACTCGCCCGCGTTCAAGGACATCATCACCGTGGTGATCAAGTGGGTGGCCGGGCTGATGGGCCCGATCGCCATCCCGTTCATGCTGGGCCTGCTGCGTACGTTCCGCAGGTCCGGCCCGACGGCGGCGCTCACCAGCTGGGCCGCGGGCCTGCTGACCTTCTTCTTCGTCAACTACAACCTGGACGGCTCGGACCGTACGGGGGTGGCGCTCCAGTACCAGGTGTCGGTGCCGCTGGCGGTCTCGCTGGTGCTCTACATCGTGATCGGTCTGGTCAGGCCGGAGGACACCCCGGAGCGGGACGCGCTGCTGGCGCGGATCGGCTCCGACGACGACGGCCCCGGTTCGGCTCCGAAGGCGGCGGCGATCCCGGCGCAGGAGGGCGAGCCGAAGGCGCTGGAGCTCTGA
- a CDS encoding ADP-ribosylglycohydrolase family protein, with amino-acid sequence MSAAATGPTTSIWGRTEQQDFRSRVRGSLLGGAIGDALGAPATPLALDAIRTRYGPEGITGPTAIEAAAPTPTAPAPAPARITAATQLTLFTVDGLIRAQVRRDTGAWHPPTDVHRAYLRWAATQRDWGPDERRKDNGWLAREEWLYSRRDPARPCLIGLADDVMGTLDRPKNPDARDPAAVTRSGPFGLLVGWEPQLVFQLAVECAAHTHGDPAAYLSAGAHAVIVHGLARGESLDAAVQRTLALLAQRPGHQPVTDALQHALGAVRQGMPSPGLVASLGEGHLAQEALAIAVYCALVGEDIRHGLLLAVNHDGPSGATGTLCGTLLGALHGETALPPGWLAELEGRSTVLELADDFAMEMTQGPALHGPAVNSPGWLARYPRA; translated from the coding sequence ATGAGCGCAGCAGCCACCGGACCCACCACGTCCATATGGGGCCGCACCGAGCAGCAGGACTTCCGCAGCCGAGTCCGCGGCAGCCTCCTCGGCGGTGCGATCGGCGACGCGCTCGGCGCCCCCGCCACCCCCCTCGCCCTCGACGCGATCCGCACGAGATACGGCCCGGAGGGCATCACCGGCCCGACCGCAATCGAGGCAGCCGCACCCACCCCCACCGCACCCGCACCCGCACCCGCCCGCATCACCGCCGCCACCCAACTCACCCTCTTCACCGTCGACGGCCTCATCCGCGCCCAGGTCCGCCGCGACACCGGCGCCTGGCACCCCCCGACCGACGTCCACCGCGCGTACCTCCGCTGGGCCGCCACCCAGCGCGACTGGGGGCCGGACGAGCGGCGCAAGGACAACGGGTGGCTCGCCAGGGAGGAGTGGCTGTACAGCAGACGCGACCCCGCCCGCCCCTGCCTGATCGGGCTCGCGGACGACGTCATGGGCACCCTCGACCGCCCCAAGAACCCCGACGCCCGCGACCCCGCCGCCGTCACCCGCTCCGGCCCCTTCGGCCTGCTCGTCGGCTGGGAGCCGCAGCTCGTGTTCCAGCTCGCCGTGGAGTGCGCGGCCCATACGCACGGCGACCCCGCCGCGTACCTCTCGGCCGGCGCCCACGCCGTGATCGTGCACGGCCTGGCCCGCGGCGAGTCCCTGGACGCGGCCGTCCAGCGCACCCTCGCCCTGCTCGCCCAGCGCCCCGGCCACCAGCCCGTCACGGACGCCCTCCAGCACGCCCTCGGCGCCGTACGCCAGGGCATGCCGAGCCCCGGCCTGGTCGCCTCCCTCGGCGAGGGCCACCTCGCCCAGGAGGCGCTCGCCATCGCCGTGTACTGCGCCCTGGTCGGCGAGGACATCCGCCACGGCCTGCTGCTCGCCGTCAACCACGACGGGCCCTCCGGCGCCACCGGCACCCTCTGCGGCACGCTCCTGGGCGCCCTGCACGGCGAAACGGCCCTGCCGCCCGGCTGGCTCGCCGAACTGGAGGGCCGCTCCACGGTCCTGGAACTCGCCGACGACTTCGCCATGGAGATGACCCAGGGCCCGGCCCTGCACGGCCCGGCCGTCAACAGCCCGGGCTGGCTGGCCCGTTACCCCAGGGCATGA
- a CDS encoding ATP-binding protein, whose translation MAAGKPSMQELIRRRRRAGFVGRRGELALFRENFDTPVDDEGHRFVFHVHGAAGVGKTSLVRELEHTARERGALTAYADEAVNSVPETLAALCTHFARQGHPLKALERLLATYRQRRYEAESTTAPADPAAPAPSPGSTALAQASLVGLGLVPGVGVLAGGMDAQQLALGAERMRAALSARFGKQEDVQLVLDPVKVLTPVLVAELVRIADEVPWTVLFFDTYERTSPFLDTWLRDLLTTERYGALPAQVVVVLAGQRRLDPGCWADYADLVTELPLDLFTETEARQLLAAKGVVDEEVVRDVLRLSGRLPVLVSTLAENPGDARAPGATAVDRFLKWEGDPVRRAAALACALPRHIDEDVFRAAVDEDAAGLYGWLWSLPFVSDHGGRAQYHAVVRTAMLGVQRTGSPQRWTACHQRLAEAIGARREAAAEAVPARRLWSGERWRELRLEESYHLLCARPGAALAQMLRDGVDACDAGPAVARRWATTLAEAGQDADDEPLRRWGADALAALADEQAGVERVLALLLSRGGLSAEGRAGAHVVRARELRHEGNHAQALAELDQAIVLAPGRAWAHYSRSVVRNALDDPVAALADVDRACELAPDDAFYLGYRGDMYRRLGRFEEALADLDRAVLLDPGDAWAPASRGRTRHQLGLLEGALADLDRALELNQDYEWALVRRAQVRRGLADTAGALADLERAERLSADPAWVIGERGDVLRAAGRHEEAVAEYGRAFALDAGYAWALGSRALSLEALGRHEEALADYGRALDVEPAYTWALIMRARLRSELDDPEGALEDLDRALETAPDDVYALTWRGRVRRRLWQVEGARADLDRAVGLDASLPSPLVERAFLLADLGETEAEAADLDRAVALSGPDDGGVRAMRGEAYRRAGRYEEALADYAAAAEDDPRDALPVAGRGYVLRALGRHEEAYACLTRAVALDPGQGALHAALAATLLSLSRPREALDALDRALELDREIGWAYGRRARICLASGGDALPFLDHCLALLDGRVSGEALAASHRARGNFGPAADVAASLRGVSGDFHRAMAATRRGSPPHAWRGDGLVACCARGDWARADELLPSVTWEEAEGLEELGLCGGLNGEELSRRRERAWTSLESTIPRNPPGVG comes from the coding sequence ATGGCAGCGGGCAAACCGTCGATGCAGGAACTCATCCGGCGGCGCAGACGGGCGGGTTTCGTCGGCAGACGCGGCGAACTCGCCCTGTTCCGGGAGAACTTCGACACCCCGGTCGACGACGAGGGGCACCGGTTCGTCTTCCACGTCCACGGCGCCGCCGGGGTCGGCAAGACGTCGCTCGTGCGCGAGCTGGAACACACCGCGCGCGAGCGCGGCGCGCTGACGGCCTACGCGGACGAGGCCGTCAACAGCGTCCCCGAGACGCTCGCCGCGCTCTGCACGCACTTCGCCCGCCAGGGCCACCCGCTCAAGGCCCTGGAACGCCTCCTCGCCACCTACCGCCAGCGGCGGTACGAGGCGGAGTCCACCACCGCGCCCGCCGACCCGGCGGCGCCCGCCCCCTCGCCCGGCTCCACCGCGCTCGCCCAGGCGTCCCTGGTCGGCCTCGGCCTGGTGCCCGGCGTGGGCGTGCTCGCGGGCGGCATGGACGCCCAGCAACTGGCCCTGGGCGCCGAGCGGATGCGGGCGGCCCTGAGCGCCCGGTTCGGCAAACAGGAGGACGTCCAGCTGGTCCTGGACCCGGTGAAGGTCCTCACCCCGGTCCTGGTCGCGGAGCTGGTGCGGATCGCCGACGAGGTGCCGTGGACCGTGCTCTTCTTCGACACGTACGAGCGCACCTCGCCGTTCCTCGACACCTGGCTGCGCGACCTGCTCACCACCGAGCGGTACGGGGCGCTGCCCGCCCAGGTCGTCGTGGTCCTCGCGGGCCAGCGCCGACTGGACCCCGGGTGCTGGGCGGACTACGCGGACCTGGTGACAGAGCTGCCCCTGGACCTGTTCACCGAGACCGAGGCACGCCAACTGCTCGCCGCCAAGGGCGTGGTGGACGAGGAGGTCGTCCGCGACGTGCTGCGGCTCTCCGGCCGGCTGCCCGTCCTGGTCTCCACGCTCGCGGAGAACCCCGGCGACGCGCGCGCCCCCGGCGCCACCGCCGTCGACCGCTTCCTGAAGTGGGAGGGCGACCCCGTGCGGCGGGCGGCCGCCCTCGCCTGCGCGCTGCCCCGGCACATCGACGAGGACGTGTTCCGGGCGGCCGTCGACGAGGACGCGGCGGGCCTGTACGGCTGGCTGTGGTCGCTGCCGTTCGTCAGCGACCACGGCGGCCGTGCTCAGTACCACGCGGTGGTGCGCACGGCCATGCTCGGCGTCCAGCGCACCGGCTCGCCGCAGCGCTGGACCGCCTGCCACCAGCGGCTCGCCGAGGCGATCGGGGCGCGCCGCGAGGCCGCCGCGGAGGCGGTCCCGGCGCGCCGCCTGTGGAGCGGCGAGCGGTGGCGCGAACTGCGCCTGGAGGAGTCCTACCACCTGCTGTGCGCCCGGCCCGGGGCCGCACTCGCCCAGATGCTGCGCGACGGCGTCGACGCCTGCGACGCCGGGCCCGCCGTCGCCCGCCGCTGGGCCACGACCCTGGCCGAGGCGGGCCAGGACGCCGACGACGAGCCGCTGCGCCGCTGGGGTGCGGACGCCCTGGCCGCGCTAGCCGACGAACAGGCGGGCGTGGAAAGGGTGCTGGCCCTGCTGCTGTCCCGGGGCGGGCTGAGCGCCGAGGGCCGCGCGGGCGCCCATGTCGTACGGGCCCGGGAGCTGCGCCACGAGGGCAACCACGCACAGGCGCTGGCCGAGCTGGACCAGGCGATCGTGCTCGCCCCGGGGCGGGCGTGGGCGCATTACAGCCGGAGCGTGGTGCGCAACGCGCTCGACGACCCCGTGGCGGCGCTCGCCGACGTCGACCGGGCCTGCGAACTGGCCCCGGACGACGCGTTCTACCTCGGCTACCGGGGCGACATGTACCGCCGGCTCGGCCGCTTCGAGGAGGCCTTGGCGGATCTGGACCGCGCGGTCCTCCTCGACCCGGGCGACGCCTGGGCCCCCGCCAGCCGCGGCCGGACCCGCCACCAGCTGGGCCTGCTGGAGGGCGCCCTGGCGGACCTGGACCGGGCCCTGGAGCTCAACCAGGACTACGAGTGGGCGCTGGTGCGCCGCGCCCAGGTGCGGCGCGGCCTCGCGGACACGGCGGGCGCGCTGGCCGACCTGGAGCGCGCGGAGCGGCTGTCGGCCGACCCGGCGTGGGTGATCGGCGAGCGCGGCGACGTGCTGCGCGCGGCGGGCCGCCACGAGGAGGCGGTGGCGGAGTACGGCCGCGCCTTCGCCCTCGACGCCGGTTACGCCTGGGCGCTGGGCAGCCGCGCCCTGTCCCTGGAGGCGCTGGGCCGCCACGAGGAGGCCCTCGCGGACTACGGCAGGGCGCTGGACGTGGAGCCCGCGTACACCTGGGCCCTGATCATGCGGGCCCGGCTGCGCTCGGAACTGGACGACCCCGAAGGGGCCCTGGAGGACCTGGACCGGGCACTGGAGACGGCTCCGGACGATGTGTACGCGCTCACCTGGCGGGGCCGGGTGCGGAGGCGGCTGTGGCAGGTGGAGGGGGCGCGGGCGGACCTCGACCGCGCGGTGGGCCTGGACGCCTCCCTCCCGTCGCCCCTGGTGGAACGGGCGTTCCTGCTGGCGGACCTGGGCGAGACCGAGGCGGAGGCCGCCGACCTGGACCGGGCGGTGGCCCTGTCCGGCCCGGACGACGGGGGTGTACGGGCGATGCGGGGGGAGGCGTACCGGCGGGCCGGGCGGTACGAGGAGGCCCTCGCGGACTACGCGGCGGCGGCCGAGGACGACCCCCGGGACGCGCTGCCGGTGGCGGGCCGGGGATATGTGCTGCGGGCGCTGGGGCGGCACGAGGAGGCGTACGCGTGCCTGACGCGGGCGGTCGCGCTCGACCCCGGCCAGGGCGCGCTGCACGCGGCCCTGGCGGCGACGCTGCTGTCCCTGTCGCGCCCGCGGGAGGCGCTGGACGCCCTGGACCGCGCGCTGGAGCTGGACCGGGAGATCGGCTGGGCGTACGGCCGCCGGGCGAGGATCTGCCTCGCTTCCGGCGGGGACGCCCTCCCGTTCCTGGACCACTGCTTGGCGCTGCTGGACGGCCGGGTGTCGGGCGAGGCCCTGGCGGCGTCCCACCGGGCCCGGGGGAACTTCGGCCCGGCGGCGGACGTGGCGGCGTCGCTGCGCGGGGTGTCGGGCGACTTCCACCGCGCGATGGCGGCGACCCGCCGCGGCTCCCCGCCCCACGCCTGGCGGGGCGACGGCCTGGTGGCGTGCTGTGCGCGGGGGGACTGGGCACGGGCGGACGAACTGCTCCCGTCCGTCACGTGGGAGGAGGCGGAGGGGTTGGAGGAGCTGGGGCTGTGCGGGGGATTGAACGGCGAGGAGCTGTCGCGCCGCCGGGAGCGGGCATGGACGAGCCTGGAGAGCACCATCCCGCGGAACCCGCCGGGGGTGGGCTGA
- a CDS encoding bifunctional FO biosynthesis protein CofGH: MTSSAQRPQADAPTANAMRRALKRARDGVALDTTEAAVLLRARGEDLVDLAASAARVRDAGLAAAGRPGVITYSKSVFIPLTRLCRDKCHYCTFVTVPGKLRRAGHGMFMSPDEVLDIARRGAELGCKEALITLGDKPEDRWPEAREWLDARGYDDTIAYVRAISIRILEETGLLPHLNPGVMSWTDFQRLKPVAPSMGMMLETTATRLWSEPGGPHHGSPDKEPAVRLRVLEDAGRSSVPFTSGLLIGIGETYEERAESLFALRRVARSYHGIQELIIQNFRAKPDTAMRGMPDAELDELVATVAVARHIMGPSACLQAPPNLVDSEYARLIGAGIDDWGGVSPLTIDHVNPERPWPQIEQLTSESAAAGFELRERLCVYPEFVQRGEPWLDPRLLPHVRALADPETGLARPDAVVEGHPWQEPEEAFTSTGRTDLHRTIDTDGRTSDRRDDFDEVYGDWEALREAAAPGMVPSRIDTDVRAALATAADDPTKLTDDEALALLHADGPALDALCRIADELRRDVVGDDVTYIVTRNINFTNVCYTGCRFCAFAQRRTDADAYTLSLSQVADRAEQAWDVGAVEVCMQGGIHPDLPGTAYFDIARAVKERVPGMHVHAFSPMEVVNGATRTGLSIREWLTAAKEAGLDSIPGTAAEILDDEVRWVLTKGKLPTATWIEVIRTAHELGIRSSSTMMYGHVDQPRHWLGHFRTLSRIQQAALDSGRQGFTEFVTLPFIHTNAPVYLAGIARPGPTTRDNRAVMAMARLLLHPHITNIQTSWVKLGTEGAAEMLRSGANDLGGTLMEETISRMAGSSYGSYRSIKDLVAIAEAAGRPARPRTTLYGEVPQERQDAAHASDGHLPELLPVLGD, encoded by the coding sequence ATGACTTCCAGCGCGCAGCGACCGCAGGCAGACGCACCGACCGCCAACGCGATGCGGCGCGCGCTGAAACGCGCCCGGGACGGCGTCGCGCTCGACACCACCGAGGCGGCCGTGCTGCTCCGGGCGCGCGGCGAGGACCTGGTGGACCTGGCCGCCTCGGCGGCCCGGGTGCGCGACGCGGGTCTGGCGGCGGCGGGCCGCCCGGGGGTCATCACGTACTCGAAGAGCGTCTTCATCCCGCTCACCCGGCTGTGCCGGGACAAGTGCCACTACTGCACCTTCGTCACCGTCCCCGGCAAGCTGCGCCGGGCCGGGCACGGGATGTTCATGTCGCCCGACGAGGTCCTCGACATCGCCCGCCGGGGCGCCGAACTCGGCTGCAAGGAAGCCCTGATCACCCTCGGCGACAAGCCGGAGGACCGCTGGCCCGAGGCCCGCGAGTGGCTGGACGCGCGCGGCTACGACGACACGATCGCGTACGTACGGGCCATCTCCATCCGGATCCTGGAGGAGACGGGTCTGCTGCCGCACCTCAACCCGGGTGTCATGTCGTGGACCGACTTCCAGCGGCTCAAGCCCGTGGCCCCCTCCATGGGGATGATGCTGGAGACCACCGCCACCCGTCTGTGGTCCGAGCCCGGCGGCCCGCACCACGGCTCGCCCGACAAGGAACCGGCCGTGCGGCTGCGGGTGCTGGAGGACGCGGGGCGCTCGTCCGTGCCGTTCACCAGCGGGCTGCTCATCGGGATCGGCGAGACGTACGAGGAGCGGGCCGAGTCGCTGTTCGCGCTGCGCCGCGTGGCCCGCTCGTACCACGGCATCCAGGAACTCATCATCCAGAACTTCCGCGCCAAGCCGGACACCGCGATGCGCGGCATGCCGGACGCGGAGCTGGACGAGCTGGTCGCCACGGTCGCCGTCGCCCGGCACATCATGGGCCCCTCCGCCTGCCTCCAGGCGCCGCCGAACCTGGTGGACAGCGAGTACGCACGGCTGATCGGCGCGGGCATCGACGACTGGGGCGGGGTCTCGCCGCTCACCATCGACCATGTGAACCCCGAGCGGCCCTGGCCGCAGATCGAGCAGCTCACCTCGGAGTCGGCCGCCGCCGGGTTCGAGCTGCGCGAACGCCTCTGCGTCTACCCCGAGTTCGTCCAGCGCGGCGAGCCCTGGCTGGACCCCCGGCTGCTGCCGCACGTACGCGCGCTCGCGGACCCGGAGACGGGTCTCGCCCGGCCGGACGCGGTGGTCGAGGGCCACCCGTGGCAGGAGCCCGAGGAGGCCTTCACCTCCACCGGCCGCACCGATCTGCACCGCACCATCGACACCGACGGCCGGACCTCCGACCGCCGCGACGACTTCGACGAGGTGTACGGCGACTGGGAGGCGCTGCGCGAGGCGGCCGCCCCCGGCATGGTGCCCTCCCGCATCGACACCGACGTACGGGCGGCGCTGGCGACGGCCGCCGACGACCCGACGAAGCTCACCGACGACGAGGCGCTGGCGCTGCTGCACGCCGACGGCCCGGCCCTGGACGCGCTCTGCCGCATCGCCGACGAGCTGCGCCGGGACGTGGTGGGGGACGACGTCACGTACATCGTCACGCGGAACATCAACTTCACCAACGTCTGCTACACCGGCTGCCGCTTCTGCGCCTTCGCCCAGCGCCGCACCGACGCCGACGCGTACACCCTCTCCCTCTCCCAGGTGGCCGACCGCGCCGAACAGGCCTGGGACGTGGGCGCGGTCGAGGTCTGTATGCAGGGCGGTATCCACCCGGACCTGCCGGGCACCGCCTACTTCGACATCGCGCGGGCCGTGAAGGAGCGCGTGCCGGGCATGCATGTGCACGCCTTCTCGCCGATGGAGGTCGTCAACGGCGCCACCCGCACCGGCCTTTCGATACGGGAGTGGCTCACCGCCGCCAAGGAGGCGGGCCTCGACTCGATCCCCGGCACCGCCGCCGAGATCCTCGACGACGAGGTCCGCTGGGTCCTCACCAAGGGCAAACTGCCCACCGCCACCTGGATCGAGGTCATCAGGACCGCGCACGAACTGGGCATCCGCTCCTCCTCCACCATGATGTACGGGCACGTGGACCAGCCCCGACACTGGCTCGGCCACTTCCGTACGCTCTCCCGCATCCAGCAGGCCGCACTGGATTCCGGGCGGCAAGGTTTCACCGAGTTCGTGACGCTGCCGTTCATCCACACCAACGCGCCGGTCTACCTCGCCGGGATCGCCCGCCCCGGCCCCACCACCCGCGACAACCGCGCGGTGATGGCGATGGCCCGCCTCCTGCTGCACCCGCACATCACCAACATCCAGACCAGCTGGGTGAAGCTGGGCACCGAGGGCGCCGCCGAGATGCTGCGCTCGGGCGCCAACGACCTGGGCGGCACGCTCATGGAGGAGACCATCTCCCGGATGGCGGGGTCGAGTTACGGCTCGTACCGCTCCATCAAGGACCTGGTCGCCATCGCCGAGGCGGCGGGCCGCCCGGCCAGGCCGCGCACCACGCTGTACGGCGAGGTGCCCCAGGAGCGGCAGGACGCGGCCCACGCTTCGGACGGCCATCTGCCCGAGCTGCTGCCGGTGTTGGGGGACTGA